A genomic segment from Nicotiana tabacum cultivar K326 chromosome 9, ASM71507v2, whole genome shotgun sequence encodes:
- the LOC107764309 gene encoding uncharacterized protein LOC107764309 isoform X1: protein MIVIVSHSRFYSSSKQQQQKLLVLKKGKKYCQFQQENLVLLYGKLMVFLHLIKRKRRILMELKGLLSHLPNLILFVKSSSKFDSVALQLSHSPVSERMERSKVGSHRRRTSIGSQKLVQTDFSLQNGCSIEAMQVDQTQQNHAQTVNRHRLKDVRNGLSASKELLKVLNRVWGLNEHQSMCLSLFSAIKAELDRACIQVTKLIHEQRYNNSEVDVLLKQFEEEKAAWKLKEHDKIHTAITSIAKELKIEKKLRKQTERLNKKLGKELADTKNSLSKAVKELEGEKRAREILEQVCDELARGIGEDRAEVEELKRQSAKVREEVEKEREMLQLADVLREERVQMKLSEAKYQFEEKNAVVDKLRNELEAYLRSKKGQEQGGDDSPNYERIKELEKHLRETLPTTCYYQDKEKENAKVLSKEDDEEEEDDDDDDDDSADSDLHSIELNMDDNTKSYQWGSTLQNDPKRFSVSDKSKGRRSISEKFPAQSISIERETSDGIEWEFTAGGKENVDTFEQERSNVLENGGIFEFSSQVWKKECEDEIERYKMIKDLRDHIVSSTSRKTPTQGFSSPTKNWSQQNLPSNDAERVINEAFAVLQGAN from the exons ATGATAGTAATTGTAAGTCATTCAAGATTCTACAGCAGCAGCAAACAACAGCAGCAAAAGTTATTGGTTCtgaaaaagggaaagaaatacTGTCAGTTTCAGCAAGAAAACTTGGTGCTACTTTATGGGAAATTAATGGTGTTCTTACACCTAATAAAAAGGAAGAGGAGAATTTTGATGGAGTTGAAAGGGTTGTTAAGTCATCTTCCAAATTTGATTCTGTTTGTTAAGTCATCTTCCAAATTTGATTCTGTTGCTTTGCAATTATCTCATAGTCCTGTTTCTGAG AGAATGGAGAGATCTAAAGTGGGAAGTCATAGAAGAAGAACTTCAATTGGTTCTCAGAAACTTGTGCAGACTGATTTCTCTCTCCAAAATGGTTGCTCAATTGAG GCTATGCAGGTTGATCAGACACAACAAAATCATGCACAGACTGTAAACAGACATCGGTTAAAGGATGTAAGGAATGGCCTCTCCGCGTCTAAGGAGTTGCTGAAAGTTTTGAATCGCGTATGGGGCCTTAACGAGCATCAATCAATGTGCTTATCTCTTTTCTCGGCTATAAAAGCTGAGCTTGATCGGGCATGTATTCAGGTGACTAAACTAATTCACGAACAAAGATATAACAACAGTGAAGTTGATGTCCTCTTGAAgcaatttgaagaagaaaaggcGGCTTGGAAGTTAAAAGAGCATGACAAGATTCACACTGCCATTACATCTATAGCAAAGGAGCTCAAGATAGAGAAGAAGCTGAGGAAGCAAACCGAGAGACTAAACAAGAAGCTCGGTAAGGAATTGGCTGATACGAAAAATTCTCTGTCAAAGGCTGTCAAAGAGCTTGAAGGCGAAAAGAGGGCACGAGAGATATTGGAGCAAGTATGCGATGAGTTAGCTAGAGGTATTGGAGAAGATAGAGCTGAGGTGGAAGAATTGAAGAGACAATCAGCTAAAGTTCGCGAGGAAgttgagaaggaaagggaaatgCTTCAACTAGCTGATGTTTTACGCGAGGAAAGAGTTCAAATGAAGCTATCAGAAGCCAAGTATCAATTCGAGGAGAAAAATGCAGTTGTCGATAAGCTAAGGAATGAGCTCGAGGCTTATCTGAGATCCAAAAAGGGACAAGAACAAGGCGGTGATGACTCTCCTAATTATGAAAGAATCAAGGAACTCGAAAAGCATTTGAGGGAAACACTTCCAACCACATGTTATTACCAAGATAAAGAGAAGGAAAATGCGAAAGTACTAAGTAAAGAAGacgatgaagaagaagaggatgatgacgacgatgatgatgattCAGCTGATAGTGATCTACATTCAATTGAATTAAACATGGATGATAACACAAAAAGCTATCAATGGGGAAGTACTCTTCAGAATGATCCTAAGAGATTTTCGGTTTCTGACAAAAGCAAAGGGAGGAGGTCCATTTCTGAGAAATTTCCAGCACAAAGTATTTCCATAGAGAGGGAAACTTCAGATGGAATAGAATGGGAATTCACCGCGGGAGGGAAAGAGAACGTGGACACGTTCGAGCAGGAGAGGTCCAACGTTCTTGAAAATGGAGGGATTTTCGAGTTCTCTTCTCAAGTTTGGAAAAAAGAATGTGAAGATGAGATAGAGAGGTACAAAATGATCAAGGATCTTCGTGACCATATCGTGTCTTCTACTTCGAGGAAAACACCAACTCAAGGCTTTTCGAGTCCAACTAAGAATTGGAGCCAACAGAATTTGCCTTCCAATGATGCTGAAAGAGTGATCAATGAGGCTTTTGCTGTATTGCAGGGAGCTAATTGA
- the LOC107764309 gene encoding uncharacterized protein LOC107764309 isoform X8, with product MERSKVGSHRRRTSIGSQKLVQTDFSLQNGCSIEVDQTQQNHAQTVNRHRLKDVRNGLSASKELLKVLNRVWGLNEHQSMCLSLFSAIKAELDRACIQVTKLIHEQRYNNSEVDVLLKQFEEEKAAWKLKEHDKIHTAITSIAKELKIEKKLRKQTERLNKKLGKELADTKNSLSKAVKELEGEKRAREILEQVCDELARGIGEDRAEVEELKRQSAKVREEVEKEREMLQLADVLREERVQMKLSEAKYQFEEKNAVVDKLRNELEAYLRSKKGQEQGGDDSPNYERIKELEKHLRETLPTTCYYQDKEKENAKVLSKEDDEEEEDDDDDDDDSADSDLHSIELNMDDNTKSYQWGSTLQNDPKRFSVSDKSKGRRSISEKFPAQSISIERETSDGIEWEFTAGGKENVDTFEQERSNVLENGGIFEFSSQVWKKECEDEIERYKMIKDLRDHIVSSTSRKTPTQGFSSPTKNWSQQNLPSNDAERVINEAFAVLQGAN from the exons ATGGAGAGATCTAAAGTGGGAAGTCATAGAAGAAGAACTTCAATTGGTTCTCAGAAACTTGTGCAGACTGATTTCTCTCTCCAAAATGGTTGCTCAATTGAG GTTGATCAGACACAACAAAATCATGCACAGACTGTAAACAGACATCGGTTAAAGGATGTAAGGAATGGCCTCTCCGCGTCTAAGGAGTTGCTGAAAGTTTTGAATCGCGTATGGGGCCTTAACGAGCATCAATCAATGTGCTTATCTCTTTTCTCGGCTATAAAAGCTGAGCTTGATCGGGCATGTATTCAGGTGACTAAACTAATTCACGAACAAAGATATAACAACAGTGAAGTTGATGTCCTCTTGAAgcaatttgaagaagaaaaggcGGCTTGGAAGTTAAAAGAGCATGACAAGATTCACACTGCCATTACATCTATAGCAAAGGAGCTCAAGATAGAGAAGAAGCTGAGGAAGCAAACCGAGAGACTAAACAAGAAGCTCGGTAAGGAATTGGCTGATACGAAAAATTCTCTGTCAAAGGCTGTCAAAGAGCTTGAAGGCGAAAAGAGGGCACGAGAGATATTGGAGCAAGTATGCGATGAGTTAGCTAGAGGTATTGGAGAAGATAGAGCTGAGGTGGAAGAATTGAAGAGACAATCAGCTAAAGTTCGCGAGGAAgttgagaaggaaagggaaatgCTTCAACTAGCTGATGTTTTACGCGAGGAAAGAGTTCAAATGAAGCTATCAGAAGCCAAGTATCAATTCGAGGAGAAAAATGCAGTTGTCGATAAGCTAAGGAATGAGCTCGAGGCTTATCTGAGATCCAAAAAGGGACAAGAACAAGGCGGTGATGACTCTCCTAATTATGAAAGAATCAAGGAACTCGAAAAGCATTTGAGGGAAACACTTCCAACCACATGTTATTACCAAGATAAAGAGAAGGAAAATGCGAAAGTACTAAGTAAAGAAGacgatgaagaagaagaggatgatgacgacgatgatgatgattCAGCTGATAGTGATCTACATTCAATTGAATTAAACATGGATGATAACACAAAAAGCTATCAATGGGGAAGTACTCTTCAGAATGATCCTAAGAGATTTTCGGTTTCTGACAAAAGCAAAGGGAGGAGGTCCATTTCTGAGAAATTTCCAGCACAAAGTATTTCCATAGAGAGGGAAACTTCAGATGGAATAGAATGGGAATTCACCGCGGGAGGGAAAGAGAACGTGGACACGTTCGAGCAGGAGAGGTCCAACGTTCTTGAAAATGGAGGGATTTTCGAGTTCTCTTCTCAAGTTTGGAAAAAAGAATGTGAAGATGAGATAGAGAGGTACAAAATGATCAAGGATCTTCGTGACCATATCGTGTCTTCTACTTCGAGGAAAACACCAACTCAAGGCTTTTCGAGTCCAACTAAGAATTGGAGCCAACAGAATTTGCCTTCCAATGATGCTGAAAGAGTGATCAATGAGGCTTTTGCTGTATTGCAGGGAGCTAATTGA
- the LOC107764309 gene encoding uncharacterized protein LOC107764309 isoform X4, with translation MLRQNLYGDGRSGGKCNNKRMERSKVGSHRRRTSIGSQKLVQTDFSLQNGCSIEVDQTQQNHAQTVNRHRLKDVRNGLSASKELLKVLNRVWGLNEHQSMCLSLFSAIKAELDRACIQVTKLIHEQRYNNSEVDVLLKQFEEEKAAWKLKEHDKIHTAITSIAKELKIEKKLRKQTERLNKKLGKELADTKNSLSKAVKELEGEKRAREILEQVCDELARGIGEDRAEVEELKRQSAKVREEVEKEREMLQLADVLREERVQMKLSEAKYQFEEKNAVVDKLRNELEAYLRSKKGQEQGGDDSPNYERIKELEKHLRETLPTTCYYQDKEKENAKVLSKEDDEEEEDDDDDDDDSADSDLHSIELNMDDNTKSYQWGSTLQNDPKRFSVSDKSKGRRSISEKFPAQSISIERETSDGIEWEFTAGGKENVDTFEQERSNVLENGGIFEFSSQVWKKECEDEIERYKMIKDLRDHIVSSTSRKTPTQGFSSPTKNWSQQNLPSNDAERVINEAFAVLQGAN, from the exons atgCTTAGGCAAAATTTGTATGGAGATGGAAGAAGCGGAGGAAAATGCAACAATAAG AGAATGGAGAGATCTAAAGTGGGAAGTCATAGAAGAAGAACTTCAATTGGTTCTCAGAAACTTGTGCAGACTGATTTCTCTCTCCAAAATGGTTGCTCAATTGAG GTTGATCAGACACAACAAAATCATGCACAGACTGTAAACAGACATCGGTTAAAGGATGTAAGGAATGGCCTCTCCGCGTCTAAGGAGTTGCTGAAAGTTTTGAATCGCGTATGGGGCCTTAACGAGCATCAATCAATGTGCTTATCTCTTTTCTCGGCTATAAAAGCTGAGCTTGATCGGGCATGTATTCAGGTGACTAAACTAATTCACGAACAAAGATATAACAACAGTGAAGTTGATGTCCTCTTGAAgcaatttgaagaagaaaaggcGGCTTGGAAGTTAAAAGAGCATGACAAGATTCACACTGCCATTACATCTATAGCAAAGGAGCTCAAGATAGAGAAGAAGCTGAGGAAGCAAACCGAGAGACTAAACAAGAAGCTCGGTAAGGAATTGGCTGATACGAAAAATTCTCTGTCAAAGGCTGTCAAAGAGCTTGAAGGCGAAAAGAGGGCACGAGAGATATTGGAGCAAGTATGCGATGAGTTAGCTAGAGGTATTGGAGAAGATAGAGCTGAGGTGGAAGAATTGAAGAGACAATCAGCTAAAGTTCGCGAGGAAgttgagaaggaaagggaaatgCTTCAACTAGCTGATGTTTTACGCGAGGAAAGAGTTCAAATGAAGCTATCAGAAGCCAAGTATCAATTCGAGGAGAAAAATGCAGTTGTCGATAAGCTAAGGAATGAGCTCGAGGCTTATCTGAGATCCAAAAAGGGACAAGAACAAGGCGGTGATGACTCTCCTAATTATGAAAGAATCAAGGAACTCGAAAAGCATTTGAGGGAAACACTTCCAACCACATGTTATTACCAAGATAAAGAGAAGGAAAATGCGAAAGTACTAAGTAAAGAAGacgatgaagaagaagaggatgatgacgacgatgatgatgattCAGCTGATAGTGATCTACATTCAATTGAATTAAACATGGATGATAACACAAAAAGCTATCAATGGGGAAGTACTCTTCAGAATGATCCTAAGAGATTTTCGGTTTCTGACAAAAGCAAAGGGAGGAGGTCCATTTCTGAGAAATTTCCAGCACAAAGTATTTCCATAGAGAGGGAAACTTCAGATGGAATAGAATGGGAATTCACCGCGGGAGGGAAAGAGAACGTGGACACGTTCGAGCAGGAGAGGTCCAACGTTCTTGAAAATGGAGGGATTTTCGAGTTCTCTTCTCAAGTTTGGAAAAAAGAATGTGAAGATGAGATAGAGAGGTACAAAATGATCAAGGATCTTCGTGACCATATCGTGTCTTCTACTTCGAGGAAAACACCAACTCAAGGCTTTTCGAGTCCAACTAAGAATTGGAGCCAACAGAATTTGCCTTCCAATGATGCTGAAAGAGTGATCAATGAGGCTTTTGCTGTATTGCAGGGAGCTAATTGA
- the LOC107764309 gene encoding uncharacterized protein LOC107764309 isoform X5, producing MKRMERSKVGSHRRRTSIGSQKLVQTDFSLQNGCSIEAMQVDQTQQNHAQTVNRHRLKDVRNGLSASKELLKVLNRVWGLNEHQSMCLSLFSAIKAELDRACIQVTKLIHEQRYNNSEVDVLLKQFEEEKAAWKLKEHDKIHTAITSIAKELKIEKKLRKQTERLNKKLGKELADTKNSLSKAVKELEGEKRAREILEQVCDELARGIGEDRAEVEELKRQSAKVREEVEKEREMLQLADVLREERVQMKLSEAKYQFEEKNAVVDKLRNELEAYLRSKKGQEQGGDDSPNYERIKELEKHLRETLPTTCYYQDKEKENAKVLSKEDDEEEEDDDDDDDDSADSDLHSIELNMDDNTKSYQWGSTLQNDPKRFSVSDKSKGRRSISEKFPAQSISIERETSDGIEWEFTAGGKENVDTFEQERSNVLENGGIFEFSSQVWKKECEDEIERYKMIKDLRDHIVSSTSRKTPTQGFSSPTKNWSQQNLPSNDAERVINEAFAVLQGAN from the exons ATGAAG AGAATGGAGAGATCTAAAGTGGGAAGTCATAGAAGAAGAACTTCAATTGGTTCTCAGAAACTTGTGCAGACTGATTTCTCTCTCCAAAATGGTTGCTCAATTGAG GCTATGCAGGTTGATCAGACACAACAAAATCATGCACAGACTGTAAACAGACATCGGTTAAAGGATGTAAGGAATGGCCTCTCCGCGTCTAAGGAGTTGCTGAAAGTTTTGAATCGCGTATGGGGCCTTAACGAGCATCAATCAATGTGCTTATCTCTTTTCTCGGCTATAAAAGCTGAGCTTGATCGGGCATGTATTCAGGTGACTAAACTAATTCACGAACAAAGATATAACAACAGTGAAGTTGATGTCCTCTTGAAgcaatttgaagaagaaaaggcGGCTTGGAAGTTAAAAGAGCATGACAAGATTCACACTGCCATTACATCTATAGCAAAGGAGCTCAAGATAGAGAAGAAGCTGAGGAAGCAAACCGAGAGACTAAACAAGAAGCTCGGTAAGGAATTGGCTGATACGAAAAATTCTCTGTCAAAGGCTGTCAAAGAGCTTGAAGGCGAAAAGAGGGCACGAGAGATATTGGAGCAAGTATGCGATGAGTTAGCTAGAGGTATTGGAGAAGATAGAGCTGAGGTGGAAGAATTGAAGAGACAATCAGCTAAAGTTCGCGAGGAAgttgagaaggaaagggaaatgCTTCAACTAGCTGATGTTTTACGCGAGGAAAGAGTTCAAATGAAGCTATCAGAAGCCAAGTATCAATTCGAGGAGAAAAATGCAGTTGTCGATAAGCTAAGGAATGAGCTCGAGGCTTATCTGAGATCCAAAAAGGGACAAGAACAAGGCGGTGATGACTCTCCTAATTATGAAAGAATCAAGGAACTCGAAAAGCATTTGAGGGAAACACTTCCAACCACATGTTATTACCAAGATAAAGAGAAGGAAAATGCGAAAGTACTAAGTAAAGAAGacgatgaagaagaagaggatgatgacgacgatgatgatgattCAGCTGATAGTGATCTACATTCAATTGAATTAAACATGGATGATAACACAAAAAGCTATCAATGGGGAAGTACTCTTCAGAATGATCCTAAGAGATTTTCGGTTTCTGACAAAAGCAAAGGGAGGAGGTCCATTTCTGAGAAATTTCCAGCACAAAGTATTTCCATAGAGAGGGAAACTTCAGATGGAATAGAATGGGAATTCACCGCGGGAGGGAAAGAGAACGTGGACACGTTCGAGCAGGAGAGGTCCAACGTTCTTGAAAATGGAGGGATTTTCGAGTTCTCTTCTCAAGTTTGGAAAAAAGAATGTGAAGATGAGATAGAGAGGTACAAAATGATCAAGGATCTTCGTGACCATATCGTGTCTTCTACTTCGAGGAAAACACCAACTCAAGGCTTTTCGAGTCCAACTAAGAATTGGAGCCAACAGAATTTGCCTTCCAATGATGCTGAAAGAGTGATCAATGAGGCTTTTGCTGTATTGCAGGGAGCTAATTGA
- the LOC107764309 gene encoding uncharacterized protein LOC107764309 isoform X2, protein MIVIVSHSRFYSSSKQQQQKLLVLKKGKKYCQFQQENLVLLYGKLMVFLHLIKRKRRILMELKGLLSHLPNLILFVKSSSKFDSVALQLSHSPVSERMERSKVGSHRRRTSIGSQKLVQTDFSLQNGCSIEVDQTQQNHAQTVNRHRLKDVRNGLSASKELLKVLNRVWGLNEHQSMCLSLFSAIKAELDRACIQVTKLIHEQRYNNSEVDVLLKQFEEEKAAWKLKEHDKIHTAITSIAKELKIEKKLRKQTERLNKKLGKELADTKNSLSKAVKELEGEKRAREILEQVCDELARGIGEDRAEVEELKRQSAKVREEVEKEREMLQLADVLREERVQMKLSEAKYQFEEKNAVVDKLRNELEAYLRSKKGQEQGGDDSPNYERIKELEKHLRETLPTTCYYQDKEKENAKVLSKEDDEEEEDDDDDDDDSADSDLHSIELNMDDNTKSYQWGSTLQNDPKRFSVSDKSKGRRSISEKFPAQSISIERETSDGIEWEFTAGGKENVDTFEQERSNVLENGGIFEFSSQVWKKECEDEIERYKMIKDLRDHIVSSTSRKTPTQGFSSPTKNWSQQNLPSNDAERVINEAFAVLQGAN, encoded by the exons ATGATAGTAATTGTAAGTCATTCAAGATTCTACAGCAGCAGCAAACAACAGCAGCAAAAGTTATTGGTTCtgaaaaagggaaagaaatacTGTCAGTTTCAGCAAGAAAACTTGGTGCTACTTTATGGGAAATTAATGGTGTTCTTACACCTAATAAAAAGGAAGAGGAGAATTTTGATGGAGTTGAAAGGGTTGTTAAGTCATCTTCCAAATTTGATTCTGTTTGTTAAGTCATCTTCCAAATTTGATTCTGTTGCTTTGCAATTATCTCATAGTCCTGTTTCTGAG AGAATGGAGAGATCTAAAGTGGGAAGTCATAGAAGAAGAACTTCAATTGGTTCTCAGAAACTTGTGCAGACTGATTTCTCTCTCCAAAATGGTTGCTCAATTGAG GTTGATCAGACACAACAAAATCATGCACAGACTGTAAACAGACATCGGTTAAAGGATGTAAGGAATGGCCTCTCCGCGTCTAAGGAGTTGCTGAAAGTTTTGAATCGCGTATGGGGCCTTAACGAGCATCAATCAATGTGCTTATCTCTTTTCTCGGCTATAAAAGCTGAGCTTGATCGGGCATGTATTCAGGTGACTAAACTAATTCACGAACAAAGATATAACAACAGTGAAGTTGATGTCCTCTTGAAgcaatttgaagaagaaaaggcGGCTTGGAAGTTAAAAGAGCATGACAAGATTCACACTGCCATTACATCTATAGCAAAGGAGCTCAAGATAGAGAAGAAGCTGAGGAAGCAAACCGAGAGACTAAACAAGAAGCTCGGTAAGGAATTGGCTGATACGAAAAATTCTCTGTCAAAGGCTGTCAAAGAGCTTGAAGGCGAAAAGAGGGCACGAGAGATATTGGAGCAAGTATGCGATGAGTTAGCTAGAGGTATTGGAGAAGATAGAGCTGAGGTGGAAGAATTGAAGAGACAATCAGCTAAAGTTCGCGAGGAAgttgagaaggaaagggaaatgCTTCAACTAGCTGATGTTTTACGCGAGGAAAGAGTTCAAATGAAGCTATCAGAAGCCAAGTATCAATTCGAGGAGAAAAATGCAGTTGTCGATAAGCTAAGGAATGAGCTCGAGGCTTATCTGAGATCCAAAAAGGGACAAGAACAAGGCGGTGATGACTCTCCTAATTATGAAAGAATCAAGGAACTCGAAAAGCATTTGAGGGAAACACTTCCAACCACATGTTATTACCAAGATAAAGAGAAGGAAAATGCGAAAGTACTAAGTAAAGAAGacgatgaagaagaagaggatgatgacgacgatgatgatgattCAGCTGATAGTGATCTACATTCAATTGAATTAAACATGGATGATAACACAAAAAGCTATCAATGGGGAAGTACTCTTCAGAATGATCCTAAGAGATTTTCGGTTTCTGACAAAAGCAAAGGGAGGAGGTCCATTTCTGAGAAATTTCCAGCACAAAGTATTTCCATAGAGAGGGAAACTTCAGATGGAATAGAATGGGAATTCACCGCGGGAGGGAAAGAGAACGTGGACACGTTCGAGCAGGAGAGGTCCAACGTTCTTGAAAATGGAGGGATTTTCGAGTTCTCTTCTCAAGTTTGGAAAAAAGAATGTGAAGATGAGATAGAGAGGTACAAAATGATCAAGGATCTTCGTGACCATATCGTGTCTTCTACTTCGAGGAAAACACCAACTCAAGGCTTTTCGAGTCCAACTAAGAATTGGAGCCAACAGAATTTGCCTTCCAATGATGCTGAAAGAGTGATCAATGAGGCTTTTGCTGTATTGCAGGGAGCTAATTGA
- the LOC107764309 gene encoding uncharacterized protein LOC107764309 isoform X7, with the protein MKRMERSKVGSHRRRTSIGSQKLVQTDFSLQNGCSIEVDQTQQNHAQTVNRHRLKDVRNGLSASKELLKVLNRVWGLNEHQSMCLSLFSAIKAELDRACIQVTKLIHEQRYNNSEVDVLLKQFEEEKAAWKLKEHDKIHTAITSIAKELKIEKKLRKQTERLNKKLGKELADTKNSLSKAVKELEGEKRAREILEQVCDELARGIGEDRAEVEELKRQSAKVREEVEKEREMLQLADVLREERVQMKLSEAKYQFEEKNAVVDKLRNELEAYLRSKKGQEQGGDDSPNYERIKELEKHLRETLPTTCYYQDKEKENAKVLSKEDDEEEEDDDDDDDDSADSDLHSIELNMDDNTKSYQWGSTLQNDPKRFSVSDKSKGRRSISEKFPAQSISIERETSDGIEWEFTAGGKENVDTFEQERSNVLENGGIFEFSSQVWKKECEDEIERYKMIKDLRDHIVSSTSRKTPTQGFSSPTKNWSQQNLPSNDAERVINEAFAVLQGAN; encoded by the exons ATGAAG AGAATGGAGAGATCTAAAGTGGGAAGTCATAGAAGAAGAACTTCAATTGGTTCTCAGAAACTTGTGCAGACTGATTTCTCTCTCCAAAATGGTTGCTCAATTGAG GTTGATCAGACACAACAAAATCATGCACAGACTGTAAACAGACATCGGTTAAAGGATGTAAGGAATGGCCTCTCCGCGTCTAAGGAGTTGCTGAAAGTTTTGAATCGCGTATGGGGCCTTAACGAGCATCAATCAATGTGCTTATCTCTTTTCTCGGCTATAAAAGCTGAGCTTGATCGGGCATGTATTCAGGTGACTAAACTAATTCACGAACAAAGATATAACAACAGTGAAGTTGATGTCCTCTTGAAgcaatttgaagaagaaaaggcGGCTTGGAAGTTAAAAGAGCATGACAAGATTCACACTGCCATTACATCTATAGCAAAGGAGCTCAAGATAGAGAAGAAGCTGAGGAAGCAAACCGAGAGACTAAACAAGAAGCTCGGTAAGGAATTGGCTGATACGAAAAATTCTCTGTCAAAGGCTGTCAAAGAGCTTGAAGGCGAAAAGAGGGCACGAGAGATATTGGAGCAAGTATGCGATGAGTTAGCTAGAGGTATTGGAGAAGATAGAGCTGAGGTGGAAGAATTGAAGAGACAATCAGCTAAAGTTCGCGAGGAAgttgagaaggaaagggaaatgCTTCAACTAGCTGATGTTTTACGCGAGGAAAGAGTTCAAATGAAGCTATCAGAAGCCAAGTATCAATTCGAGGAGAAAAATGCAGTTGTCGATAAGCTAAGGAATGAGCTCGAGGCTTATCTGAGATCCAAAAAGGGACAAGAACAAGGCGGTGATGACTCTCCTAATTATGAAAGAATCAAGGAACTCGAAAAGCATTTGAGGGAAACACTTCCAACCACATGTTATTACCAAGATAAAGAGAAGGAAAATGCGAAAGTACTAAGTAAAGAAGacgatgaagaagaagaggatgatgacgacgatgatgatgattCAGCTGATAGTGATCTACATTCAATTGAATTAAACATGGATGATAACACAAAAAGCTATCAATGGGGAAGTACTCTTCAGAATGATCCTAAGAGATTTTCGGTTTCTGACAAAAGCAAAGGGAGGAGGTCCATTTCTGAGAAATTTCCAGCACAAAGTATTTCCATAGAGAGGGAAACTTCAGATGGAATAGAATGGGAATTCACCGCGGGAGGGAAAGAGAACGTGGACACGTTCGAGCAGGAGAGGTCCAACGTTCTTGAAAATGGAGGGATTTTCGAGTTCTCTTCTCAAGTTTGGAAAAAAGAATGTGAAGATGAGATAGAGAGGTACAAAATGATCAAGGATCTTCGTGACCATATCGTGTCTTCTACTTCGAGGAAAACACCAACTCAAGGCTTTTCGAGTCCAACTAAGAATTGGAGCCAACAGAATTTGCCTTCCAATGATGCTGAAAGAGTGATCAATGAGGCTTTTGCTGTATTGCAGGGAGCTAATTGA